The following proteins come from a genomic window of Pseudomonas putida:
- a CDS encoding PucR family transcriptional regulator, protein MSLTLNEVLHLPGLEGMRVRAGERYLQRRVCWSYVAGNEGITACKMGGELVFISEINYLCDEPKLLTLVEVGAVLGIAGVVVLTGGSFPQCISSSVIARAEQLGLPLIEQPSSLRLVFVTHLIDRALMHMTQVRRSRNHILGQLLTGDYSSLAIARQRAAHLQLTLDIPRRLVALRLFGIETLFERQGLAQGEQLWQATRQVLEDQLEAWSRSRPGTVTVDMQGDLFVLLLVDADDLPAALTTLRRQLIGVAGELEVYMGLSSLAEDCGHYCRLLNEARQALNVAQNLRPESGYCDFNKLGVLGLLQGIVDHTLIDDFVEMTLGPLFVPGRKHPNVLVHTLEALLKENGNGIKAAQRLGLHRNTINQRIQRIEQRSGKSLDDPLFRMNASIAIMVWHMSVARGKE, encoded by the coding sequence TTGAGCTTGACCCTTAATGAAGTCCTGCACCTGCCCGGCTTGGAGGGCATGAGGGTCCGCGCAGGCGAGCGTTACTTGCAACGACGAGTATGCTGGTCATACGTGGCGGGAAATGAGGGTATTACCGCGTGTAAAATGGGCGGCGAACTGGTATTTATCTCGGAAATCAATTACCTATGTGACGAACCCAAGCTGCTCACTTTGGTCGAGGTTGGTGCTGTGTTGGGCATTGCCGGGGTAGTGGTTCTTACTGGCGGCTCGTTTCCCCAGTGCATTTCGTCCTCGGTAATCGCTCGTGCTGAACAGTTGGGCTTACCGCTGATCGAGCAACCCTCATCGCTGAGGTTGGTATTTGTGACCCACCTGATCGATAGGGCCCTGATGCATATGACTCAAGTACGACGCTCGCGCAACCACATTCTCGGCCAGTTGCTGACCGGAGATTACTCGAGCTTGGCCATTGCACGACAGCGGGCTGCGCATTTGCAACTGACGCTTGATATCCCACGGCGACTGGTAGCGCTGCGTTTGTTTGGTATCGAGACGCTGTTTGAGCGCCAAGGCCTGGCTCAGGGCGAGCAGTTGTGGCAAGCCACTCGGCAGGTCTTGGAAGACCAACTTGAAGCCTGGAGCCGCAGCCGCCCAGGAACGGTGACGGTAGATATGCAGGGCGACCTCTTCGTGCTGCTGCTAGTGGATGCCGATGACCTGCCGGCAGCCTTGACCACGTTGCGTCGGCAACTGATCGGAGTGGCAGGGGAGTTGGAGGTGTACATGGGTCTGTCGAGCCTGGCTGAAGACTGCGGACATTACTGCCGACTGCTCAACGAAGCGCGTCAGGCGCTGAATGTGGCGCAGAACCTGCGCCCGGAGAGCGGTTACTGCGATTTCAACAAGTTGGGCGTGTTGGGTTTGCTGCAGGGGATAGTCGACCACACGCTAATCGATGACTTCGTCGAAATGACACTCGGCCCGCTGTTCGTGCCCGGTCGTAAACACCCTAATGTACTTGTACATACCCTCGAGGCTTTGCTCAAGGAAAACGGCAACGGGATCAAGGCTGCCCAGCGCCTGGGACTTCACCGCAACACTATTAATCAACGTATCCAGCGCATCGAACAAAGGAGTGGGAAATCCTTGGATGATCCACTTTTTCGTATGAATGCTTCGATCGCTATTATGGTATGGCACATGTCTGTAGCCCGAGGTAAGGAATAA
- a CDS encoding methyl-accepting chemotaxis protein, with translation MTTSLRELIGGIGASVIQIASAAEELSAVTEKTSVGANSQKIETDQVTTAMNEMTATVLEVTRNAVEASKAAVVADQQARKSDKVVGEAIAQIERLALGVGGSTQAMSQLKQESNKIGSVLDVIKSVAQQTDLLALNAAIEAARAGEGGRGFAVVADEVRSLAQRTQQSTEEIEELIVGLKSGTEHVAKVMESSHDLTNITVELARRAACSLESFTRSVSSTQAMNQQIAAEQQGTVAEDINRDVLSVREISEQTASASDETAASSIELARLGHELDYLVKRFRP, from the coding sequence ATGACCACCAGCCTACGCGAACTGATTGGCGGTATCGGCGCTAGCGTCATCCAAATCGCCAGCGCCGCCGAAGAGCTGTCGGCGGTCACCGAGAAGACTAGTGTCGGAGCCAACAGTCAGAAGATCGAGACCGACCAGGTGACCACCGCCATGAACGAAATGACCGCCACTGTACTGGAAGTCACACGGAATGCTGTGGAAGCATCCAAAGCCGCCGTCGTCGCCGACCAACAGGCTCGCAAAAGCGACAAAGTCGTTGGCGAAGCCATCGCCCAAATCGAACGCCTAGCGCTCGGGGTAGGAGGGTCTACTCAGGCCATGAGCCAGCTGAAGCAGGAAAGTAACAAGATTGGCAGTGTTCTCGATGTGATCAAATCAGTCGCCCAGCAGACCGACCTGCTGGCGCTCAATGCTGCTATTGAGGCTGCGCGGGCCGGTGAGGGCGGGCGCGGCTTTGCCGTGGTGGCTGATGAGGTACGCAGCCTGGCCCAGCGCACCCAGCAGTCCACCGAGGAAATCGAGGAGTTGATTGTTGGTCTGAAAAGTGGGACCGAGCACGTCGCGAAGGTGATGGAAAGTAGTCACGACCTGACCAATATCACTGTCGAGCTGGCCCGCCGGGCCGCCTGCTCACTGGAAAGTTTCACCCGCTCGGTGTCGTCAACCCAAGCGATGAATCAGCAAATCGCTGCCGAGCAACAAGGCACTGTGGCTGAAGACATCAACCGTGATGTGCTTAGCGTGCGTGAGATCTCTGAACAAACCGCCAGTGCTAGCGATGAGACCGCCGCCTCAAGTATCGAATTAGCACGCCTTGGCCATGAGCTTGATTACTTGGTTAAGCGCTTTCGACCATAG